The Toxorhynchites rutilus septentrionalis strain SRP chromosome 1, ASM2978413v1, whole genome shotgun sequence genome contains the following window.
tgtcaatttcggacctgattgctgtttctgactatttgatggacatttgtaaaatcacctggcatccctggtaaacccgtactGCAGAATCTAGATTcgcgccagcagctcacactgtgtgaacggacaaagcgagtcaaccaattgtcaagtgAGTTCACCGGCTCAGTAGCTGTtcactgtcaagtcagctactagtaCCGTATAAATGGgttaacgctttcgttttcaaaactttgaatttacacacCACTATAGAAATGAggaacgtagttctacgtcaaaacacatgACCTCCCTATAACCAGTAGACGTCAAATGATTTTTGCGTTACGCCCTTTAGACACAAAGAGAGgatattcaaaaacaaaaagccGGCTGCTATCGATGTTATCGCTTGTTATTATTTACATTTTACTATCTACGCTAGCAGCTAGTGCTATCAATGATTCTATCGCCACTGAGGAGAGGTGAGTGCATAAAATAAGGTGGACTTTGGGCTGTTAAGATTTTTTTGCAGTGGAAAATATACTCTATTCTAGTTCTTTGAAAACACAACAGTGCCATAGTGCCGGCGGAAAGTATGTTCCTTGCACGCACGCCCGGAAGCTATTCCAGAGCGTTAATTTGTAGCTTTCTCTTACCACTTAGAACCAATTTCTTGCCATCACCACTCAAAGCAATGTCAACCGAGGCACCCCAGCAGTACCAGTCGGGCACGCATTCAATTGCGTACGTGACAACCCCGAACGAAAACTCCGCCAAGCAGCTGGCCCGAAAAATAGTGGAACGCAAACTGGCCGCCTGCGTAAATGTTATACCGGGACTGACTTCAATCTACGAATGGGAGGGCAAAATCCAGGAGGATCAGGAATACTTGCTGATGATCAAAACGCGCACCACCCGCGTTGACGAACTGTCCAAATTTGTCCGAGAGAACCACCCGTACAGTGTGGCCGAGGTTATCTCGGTGACGATCGAGAACGGCAACCCACCCTACCTGGATTGGTTGAGCAAAACGGTTCCCGAGAAACAATGAACACGAAACAAGGCACATGAATGTTGcttgtttattatttatttaaaaaaaaacagttaaaaattgtaaattgtagcTTTTGTTATTCTGGGGGAAAAATACTTATCAATCGTTTTCTGTTGACTACCACATTAAATTAGCATCGAAGCTTGGAAAAGTAGTTTTGCTCTAAGACTGTTGTGTTGaatttatttattctttttcCTGTCATTGAAATGTTGATGTTGTTCGGCATCATCTCCATCTTCAACCAATTCGACAGCGCACTGCCGCGGGAACCAGCCCCGTATCCGCCGTGGTTTGTGGGAGTGCTCCATGTGCTCAACCTTTTTCTCCTTTTGCGTTTTTCCGACTTTTTTACCACCGTTTTTGCCTTCATGTGTCTCCAGGTTTACTTTCTCTCCGAAGAGCCAATGTCTACAAGAATTAAAATGTTATCATAAATTGTAAAAAAGAAACTGCGGCTGAACTAACTTCTTCCAGCGTGTCACTCGGACCACATCACCAACAAACAATTTGATGCGCGGTTCGTCGGTCAGAGGCGGACTAAGACAAACCTTGTACCCTTGGGTCCACAGAGGCATCCAGCTTCCAGATACGGGCTTACTGATAGTATATGTTCGGGTCCTGGCGCGTTTTTCAGTTTTCTGAAGAATCTGCTCTTGCTATCGATAAATTGGAACGGTTATTCATCTACACCACATCAACACGACCTTTTCTATTTACCGTTAATGTGAACTGATCACATCCCTCGGCAACAGCCCACTCGACTCCATTGCCAATGGACGAACACGTCCAGCTGGCCACCTGTTGTACATTTTTCCACTTGCCCAGATCGTAAGGATAACGGAAGCTCTCGTCTGTGCCTTCCCGTCTATGTCTAGCCTTCTCCACGATCCAATCCTCGATTCCAGTGCGATTGTTCAGAATGGCCCGAACTTGGAAGAACAACAGCATCCCAACCGCAATTATAACTCCGATCGCGAGACCAACGTTGAACACACCAAATATCAGACTCCACAGTCCCAGTAGGACGGTCGCCTTCGAGTACTGCCCATAGTATACGTACCAATCCCGGTATAGCCCGGCGTACAAAGACCCGGATAGAATGAAGGTCGCGTGGGTACAACCGGCCACCGCGAACGCTAGAAAACACGTAAAGTACGCATGGTTCGCCCATCCAACGCAGTGGTTAATCCACGGGCAGTGATGGTCCATCTTGATCACACACCGATCACACTTGCGGCAGTGATGCGAGCGGGGTGCTTTGAACCCCTCACAGCTGTAACAATACTGGAGCCGCTGTTCGTCGCTCGGGTTCTTCGGGTGCCATCGGAGCGGCAGGAACTTGGGTCCCACCAATGATGCCATCACAAAGTTGAACCCCGTACTGGCGGAAAGTAGCAGGAAGATGCTCTGATTGATGAAACCTCCCACGGATTGATGCGGGGGCCACCACATTGCGTTCATGTACAGTGTCATGAACGTGATCGATTTTATAATGCCTGGGGGCGGAAGGGAACAGAGGGGCGGTAAATGAGTATGCATCAATTGAAGGCTGAGTGCGAATGTATTGCCACAGTTTTAAGGCTTgaaacatttagaatccggaatcacaaaaccagttgtatctcaagattggttaaaggtacaaaaaaatgttttttttctatcaaatGCAGATAATTTATTATTCTTAAAAAAACCCAAAACAAGATTCCTTTGCAATTTTGATGAACTTccgtacttttcttcggataccctCAATCGAAGTTTGGACTTTCTGTTGGCCaacctcagcggccattttattcAACTATCTCTCCATGTCTCTAGCATCCCGAGTGACATTGGCACCCTTCTTCAATTTCTGCATGACAATTGCCGAATATTTTTTGATTGGGTAGAATTGGGGTCAATTGGGAGGATTGaggtctttttcaatgtaatcgacccTATTGTTACGGCACCCAACGAAGCACCCCTCGACTGTATTGGCAGCTTGACAAAACTGGCCAAAACTCCACCTGACTTTTGTGAGCCTTAATAAACGAAAGGAGACGTTTCTGCAGGTACTCTTACCTATACATTTGgagtccattgtcttgtttgtgacgagaaccttggttttctttccaaatcccttgccaaatcaagaacttcttgacaaatttatcagcgaaaacgaacttaaatttgctgAGGACATCTCCTCTGACAGTGGGCTTATAGAATTTCAGACCTGAGAGCTATCCAGAAATaatcttcacgtacgtttctTCATCCATCAAcatgcatccttcgtacttcgttAAAACCTTGTTGTACAACCTTCGAGCGCGTATTTTGGCCaccagattttgcttcagcgTCCTTCTCACGATAACCTTCTCGTATAAGGATTCTCTGGATGGTACTTTGGTTAGAATTGTCAGCTTCCGATCATAAGTTCCACTACGACACGTCCTCTGATCCAACCGTACATCAGTTGTCCTTTCACGGAAACGTTCGATTCAGCCAATTTCaacgatttcgcgattttagtacctgacaacgctttatttttaatgtgggtgtccaaaatcaaatttcttctctcAGCTTCCACcctgcacaactttttttcttcagTTCATTTATTATTCATATATTAGACACAATCGTATAagcttcgaacaaagatcaatttcgttagcgcaaacatcaaatggacaaacaacgcttgtcattatgtaattgtagaacatatgcgaattgaatttcccgaattttcccattttccttcagaattttccgaaaactttcaattgtcatgtttggttggaatatgcttggttgaaatatgtgtattatttttacgggtccccctctccattccagaagagGGAGGGGGATCATACCatcaaagaaacatttctcgtatccaagaaccctcacatcccaaatttggctccatttgtttgattagttctcgagttatgtagaagtttgtgtttcatttgtatggcagccccttgcctttagagaggaggaagggttgtcaaaccaccatataaacaatTATTGCCCCCTAATTTCTCCttatgccaaatttgtttccgtttgcttgattagttcatgagttatttttttcatttgtatggcagctctccaCTTAGCGAGGAGGGGAGGAGTAGGAGTatggttctcgagttatgcaaaattttgtgtttcatttgtatggtagagagggggaggagcgtcgaacaaccatagaaacgtttatcgatccctaaaacctgtaTATGCCAAGTTCATTttcttttctgacaacaaattgtacaagaagttatgtaaaattccaggaagtccacatctatGCGAGTTGTCTGACATAATTTCTAGTTGTCTGACCTAATTTCTATTTCTATCAAAAGGTCCCTTAAAGTCCAGTAATACTGAAACGAGTTGCTCCTTGCGCGCAAAGGCTAGTTGAACATCTGTGGAAAGCAGCGCTAGACAATCATCTGTTTCATTGTACTTGCGAACCCCAAATTGtttacttgatagcaaattatttgtttggacccattgatcgagtcttcgaaggaacATTTTCTtcagcaattttctaatgcacgaaagcatagcaatcggatggtatgagttatggtcagacgctggcagtcaggcttttgaattgtcatttctttgacctgtctccattcagGCGGAACAatgttgttttctagtagggatTTGAACAAGTCTAGCAAGGGTCTCTTTCCGATATCGGTTATATTTTTCAGAAGAATGAATTTAATTATATCGCTTCTGGGTGAAGATTTGTTCGATGAAACAAGAGTCATAGAGAATTCCAGCATTgtggtctgtccagaggtccaccactcgaagaatatgttggacTGGAACTGAGTTTAGACAGACCTTTTtgcgcgaaatcgaatatccatcggttggagtattcttcactctcgttggtagatgtgCGGCTACGCATGTTACGAGCTACCTTCACAAggtgcgtattgaggtttcacgagcaAGCCCTTCAATGATATTGCGCCCGtaatcgtgtttttttttttgctttaactaattGTTTCAGTTGTAATTCAAGCTTCGAATATTCCTCGAaatgtgtggatgttccatgtctacgaaaagctttgaaagcgccagattttttcaaataaaattttgtgcattcatcgtcccaaCCAGGAGTgactggttttcttttaaacgaagcatttggaacttttcttttttgtgcttccagtgagcttttatacatcaaatcgaCGAATAATCGATATTCtgccaatggtggaagtatatccattgattcgacaccgattgttaccgtcgatgcaaatttttgccagtcgatgttccttggtaagtcaaatggaactcgagatggttcagtggattgcgggctacactagATTAACacattgattggcaagtgatcgctaccatgggaaTCATTGATGATATTCTActaacaatctaatgatagcgaacTTGAACAAAAAGAAAGGTCGAATCGACTTTCTCGAGCCGAAGGTTTTTGAGTTCGTGTCGCTCCATCAGTGTTCAACatagtcaagttgaaattgTCACAacaatcgtaaaaaatagccgctctagcgtcatcataaggatCGCTCGTTCATGTTACCCAGAATTAGAAATGGGGACGAGAAaatcgagactagattccaaagttgactacggctaatgttagtatttggaggaacgtatactgaagctatgcaaagttctgcattctttgcagttatttgacacgCGACAATTTCAACGTccgatagagctgggagaggaattttttagaaagagtagcactttttgagtTCTGTGTCaaaagaaagccatgtttcagaaaggTCGAAAATATCacagtcataattttgaagtaaaaatttgaacgagtctagtttaggcactgGACTACGGCAGTATCATTGTAGCACAGTGATCATATCTTCCACTATATTaggtgaattatccatcgaatgatatgattgatgcaaggaggggtcatgaaacagtcaattgcttaagataagattTCAGAGATGGAAGCAAAGCAGGTACAATATTGTACGTGTTTAATaggaagtccacaatgtccaaAAAAGGTATCAATTCTTGCTCGAACGTAAATTTCCAACGAGAAGATCACGGAGCAGCATCTTTATTTCTCTCTTTTCTGGGTCATTACCCAGTAAAATCCTTACTGCAACAAGGAATAAGCTGAGGAGCCTTCAAATTCGTTTCTTTACCATTACCCTTGGAATATGGACAACCTTTTGAAggtcattttagctttcttacggtgcacgtttggcgaagagagttttctttttgatgattcatccattattgaagattctggtgcaacATAGTGTCACCCTCATACAAACAAGCGCACAGGAAACAAACAGAcgcacagaaaaaaaacactcttTACCTTaacatagtttgggagaacacAGCCTGTGAAAGTCACCCGAAAAGAGTTTGAGGGCTTTTAAACCTTTTGGttgtcttccaaagatgctgaatgcagtTGTCATCCAGAATCTTCACAAACTCACCAATTGGCGAGTTTTTAAAACAACCCGATGCTTTTTACAATTCTTCAACACTCAGACTCGCATCGGAGACTACGCCTTTCTCTCTCCGAATCTCGAGAAGGAGTGCAAATGGGATACTCCCTATCAAAAACATAATGGTCAACAATCTTTTTGGCCACATTATAAGTCGGTGCttcaaggcagtattctagtctggaaatttgaaaaaaaaatccatttttttccttcatatttctgtagtttaggcattcagtaatataccctagaaagaacttatcgaaaatcctattatttaccgagttagagtcattttagtgatgcggtatctaacctgctacggccataacaatgaatttcaaacgcgtttttcttgaaactagcttttttttttcaaaactggcgtacacggaAAATCAAGTTATACTGCAGGCATCtccctatcgcatgaacctcaagaaaaaaagatatttttttaaatttactatttttagaaaatcaagaaatgtaagaaaaaacgttttgaaccgcattttgtttttaaaacggccgccatttcgtcaaaaaagatgttttcgacttgtccgaggttcatgcgatagcggcatctttactgattcaaattttgtccgatttttttttgtttcagataacaagaaaggctggaatcgtgtacgtcatgtcacaactttttttaaccctctcacttcatcagcttttcactattctagttatgaatatttttttctccgttcaatttgtgtttgt
Protein-coding sequences here:
- the LOC129762344 gene encoding palmitoyltransferase ZDHHC6-like, which translates into the protein MTSGTSAVFWRFFHWGPITAISIIKSITFMTLYMNAMWWPPHQSVGGFINQSIFLLLSASTGFNFVMASLVGPKFLPLRWHPKNPSDEQRLQYCYSCEGFKAPRSHHCRKCDRCVIKMDHHCPWINHCVGWANHAYFTCFLAFAVAGCTHATFILSGSLYAGLYRDWYVYYGQYSKATVLLGLWSLIFGVFNVGLAIGVIIAVGMLLFFQVRAILNNRTGIEDWIVEKARHRREGTDESFRYPYDLGKWKNVQQVASWTCSSIGNGVEWAVAEGCDQFTLTQEQILQKTEKRARTRTYTISKPVSGSWMPLWTQGYKVCLSPPLTDEPRIKLFVGDVVRVTRWKKHWLFGEKVNLETHEGKNGGKKVGKTQKEKKVEHMEHSHKPRRIRGWFPRQCAVELVEDGDDAEQHQHFNDRKKNK
- the LOC129762345 gene encoding protein CutA homolog isoform X4, with translation MILSPLRRVENILYSSSLKTQQCHSAGGNFLLPLRTNFLPSPLKAMSTEAPQQYQSGTHSIAYVTTPNENSAKQLARKIVERKLAACVNVIPGLTSIYEWEGKIQEDQEYLLMIKTRTTRVDELSKFVRENHPYSVAEVISVTIENGNPPYLDWLSKTVPEKQ
- the LOC129762345 gene encoding protein CutA homolog isoform X2 → MIFALRPLDTKRGYSKTKSRLLSMLSLVIIYILLSTLAASAINDSIATEESSLKTQQCHSAGGKTNFLPSPLKAMSTEAPQQYQSGTHSIAYVTTPNENSAKQLARKIVERKLAACVNVIPGLTSIYEWEGKIQEDQEYLLMIKTRTTRVDELSKFVRENHPYSVAEVISVTIENGNPPYLDWLSKTVPEKQ
- the LOC129762345 gene encoding protein CutA homolog isoform X3, with product MIFALRPLDTKRGYSKTKSRLLSMLSLVIIYILLSTLAASAINDSIATEERTNFLPSPLKAMSTEAPQQYQSGTHSIAYVTTPNENSAKQLARKIVERKLAACVNVIPGLTSIYEWEGKIQEDQEYLLMIKTRTTRVDELSKFVRENHPYSVAEVISVTIENGNPPYLDWLSKTVPEKQ
- the LOC129762345 gene encoding protein CutA homolog isoform X1, with amino-acid sequence MIFALRPLDTKRGYSKTKSRLLSMLSLVIIYILLSTLAASAINDSIATEESSLKTQQCHSAGGNFLLPLRTNFLPSPLKAMSTEAPQQYQSGTHSIAYVTTPNENSAKQLARKIVERKLAACVNVIPGLTSIYEWEGKIQEDQEYLLMIKTRTTRVDELSKFVRENHPYSVAEVISVTIENGNPPYLDWLSKTVPEKQ
- the LOC129762345 gene encoding protein CutA homolog isoform X5, which translates into the protein MILSPLRRVENILYSSSLKTQQCHSAGGKTNFLPSPLKAMSTEAPQQYQSGTHSIAYVTTPNENSAKQLARKIVERKLAACVNVIPGLTSIYEWEGKIQEDQEYLLMIKTRTTRVDELSKFVRENHPYSVAEVISVTIENGNPPYLDWLSKTVPEKQ